Proteins encoded within one genomic window of Triticum aestivum cultivar Chinese Spring chromosome 2D, IWGSC CS RefSeq v2.1, whole genome shotgun sequence:
- the LOC123053302 gene encoding loricrin — protein sequence MADEYGRGGYGRSAAGDDYDNKTSNEGYDRREGGYNKSGADDYEHERSSGRGGYNKSTGDDEYSGAGYKKSGGDNYDTGYNKQSSNEEYGRNKPGSDDYDRSAGGYKKSGDDEYSGGGYKKAGGDDEYSGGGYKKSGGDDEYSGGGYKKSGGDDTEYGSSRDETEKYRKEEKEHKHKEHLGEIGTLASGAFAMYEKHQVKKDPENAHRHKIEEEVAAVAAVGSGGYAFHEHHEKKEYKESAEDGEDEESGRGEGKKKHHFFG from the exons ATGGCTGACGAGTACGGCCGCGGCGGCTACGGCAGGTCCGCTGCCGGCGACGACTACGACAACAAGACCAGCAACGAGGGCTACGACCGCCGAGAAGGTGGCTACAACAAGTCCGGCGCCGACGACTACGAGCACGAGCGCAGCAGCGGCCGCGGTGgctacaacaagtccaccggcgaCGACGAGTACAGCGGCGCCGGGTACAAGAAGTCCGGAGGCGACAACTACGACACCGGTTACAACAAGCAGTCCAGCAACGAGGAGTACGGCCGCAACAAGCCCGGCAGCGACGACTACGACCGCAGCGCCGGCGGGTACAAGAAGTCCGGCGACGATGAGTACAGCGGTGGCGGGTACAAGAAGGCGGGTGGCGACGACGAGTACAGCGGTGGCGGGTACAAGAAGTCGGGGGGCGACGACGAGTACAGCGGCGGCGGGTACAAGAAGTCCGGCGGCGACGACACAGAGTACGGGTCGTCCAGGGACGAGACCGAGAAGTacaggaaggaggagaaggagcacAAGCACAAGGAGCACCTCGGCGAGATAGGCACCCTCGCCTCCGGCGCCTTCGCCATG TACGAGAAGCACCAGGTGAAGAAGGACCCGGAGAACGCGCACCGACACAAGatcgaggaggaggtggccgcggtGGCGGCCGTGGGCAGCGGCGGTTACGCGTTCCACGAGCACCACGAGAAGAAGGAGTACAAGGAGTCGGCAGAGGACGGCGAGGACGAGGAGTCCGGCCGCGGCGAGGGGAAGAAGAAGCACCACTTCTTCGGCTAA
- the LOC123053301 gene encoding RNA-binding motif protein, X-linked-like-3 → MADEYDRSSYGRSGTGSDEGGYNKTSEEDYGRSSDEYGHGTGGFNKSSNDNNDGAYKNTNTDDYSSSGGYNKSSTDNFTGGLNKSSPDDYTGGGSYNKTGADDYSAGGDYNKSSTDDFSGGHNKSSTDDYDGGYKNSSADAGYGEGGYKKPSTEDSPAYNKSSIEEDYSSGKNTPNTDDYDGSGYNKSSTDDGYKKPGADEYSGGYSKSGADGYATGAGETGSDDY, encoded by the coding sequence ATGGCAGATGAGTATGATCGCAGCAGCTACGGAAGGTCAGGCACAGGCAGTGACGAAGGCGGGTACAACAAGACCAGCGAGGAAGACTATGGCCGCAGCAGCGATGAATACGGCCATGGTACCGGCGGCTTCAACAAATCCAGCAACGACAACAATGATGGTGCGTACAAGAACACCAACACGGACGACTACAGTAGCAGTGGCGGCTACAACAAGTCCAGCACTGACAATTTCACTGGCGGCTTGAATAAATCTAGCCCTGATGACTACACTGGCGGTGGCAGCTACAACAAAACTGGTGCCGACGACTACAGTGCCGGTGGCGACTACAACAAGTCCAGCACCGACGATTTCAGTGGCGGCCACAACAAGTCTAGCACGGACGACTATGATGGTGGCTACAAGAACTCCAGCGCCGATGCCGGCTATGGCGAAGGCGGTTACAAGAAACCAAGCACCGAGGACTCCCCCGCGTACAACAAATCAAGCATCGAGGAGGACTACAGCAGCGGCAAGAACACCCCCAATACTGATGACTATGACGGCAGTGGCTACAACAAGTCCAGCACTGATGATGGCTACAAGAAGCCCGGTGCCGACGAGTACAGTGGTGGCTACAGCAAGTCCGGCGCCGATGGGTATGCCACTGGTGCAGGCGAGACTGGCTCTGATGATTACTAG
- the LOC123053300 gene encoding protein SET DOMAIN GROUP 41, which produces MAMEMRARESVGMSEDLTRAISPYATALHDAFLHSHCSSCFRKLPSQPPYAMSCMLCCSVQYCCSDCLSSDREMHSSSGECCFFADHLKKASPSYITEGTSDVRASLRLLYFLEMHGLVSSDSINRSSRIGGLSTIGIREILEVGGEVAERILKGSMLMSSARKMRTQTSVVFSNGLTIEIVTLWVVMINSVEVQIGDGWDLGIAVYGPSFSWFNHSCFPNASFRFVLAPPNEDSVSDKSEYRAVPASKGVAQDAWHAWQFEEGSAHALGKYGPRVVVRCIKPINKGDEVCITYIDLLQTREARHSDLWSKYKFICSCERCTASPESYVDFILNCDFRNLSSPENAFISRGIEDFDDILQQAISEYSLGDDPKACCTMIESLLSENLMGDLQQVELSRKRHILHPLHHICLRAYMTLASAYRFRALESDTDGFKGENSAVSFKMTKAAVAYSFLLAGATHHLFLSERSFMTPLAHFLLSAGRSMLGFVECVKGERRKNVSQAKFSFASCSASSGTRDSMQYHQFRSTCEEFGKRMLSLSLQCWPFLVQSSPCLEKIKNPIDFSWLGTAIFQSLHLSVVDSANLSCTDGLEIFTEEQKGCILSLAICCITFCEYLANICYGPQHYLANHAKDLLEGINLAQ; this is translated from the exons ATGGCGATGGAGATGAGAGCCCGGGAATCTGTAGGCATGTCGGAGGACCTGACACGGGCGATCTCACCTTATGCCACCGCCCTGCATGACGCGTTCCTCCACTCCCATTGCTCCTCGTGTTTCAGGAAGTTGCCATCGCAACCTCCATATGCCATGTCTTGTATGCTCTGCTGCTCCGTTCAGTACTGCTGCTCAGACTGCTTAAGCTCGGATCGTGAAATGCATTCGTCTTCTGGTGAATGTTGTTTCTTCGCCGACCACCTCAAGAAAGCATCTCCATCCTACATCACTGAAGGCACAAGCGATGTCCGTGCTTCCCTTCGACTTCTTTATTTTCTCGAGATGCATGGTCTTGTCTCGTCAGATTCAATCAACCGGTCCAGCAGAATTGGTGGGCTTTCAACAATTGGTATTCGGGAAATTCTGGAGGTAGGTGGGGAAGTTGCTGAGAGGATACTGAAGGGAAGCATGCTGATGTCGTCTGCCAGAAAAATGAGGACGCAAACTTCTGTTGTTTTCTCCAATGGCCTGACAATAGAGATAGTCACATTATGGGTGGTGATGATCAACAGTGTTGAGGTGCAGATTGGTGACGGGTGGGATCTGGGGATTGCAGTTTATGGGCCTAGTTTCTCATGGTTCAATCATAGTTGCTTTCCGAACGCTTCTTTTCGTTTTGTATTGGCTCCACCCAATGAAGATTCTGTTTCAGACAAATCAGAATACCGTGCAGTCCCTGCTAGCAAAGGGGTTGCTCAAGATGCG TGGCATGCTTGGCAATTTGAAGAGGGTTCTGCTCATG CACTTGGCAAATATGGCCCAAGAGTTGTTGTTCGTTGCATAAAGCCAATCAACAAGGGGGATGAAGTTTGCATAACATACATTGATCTTCTCCAGACCAGG GAAGCAAGGCATTCAGATCTTTGGTCAAAGTATAAGTTTATTTGTTCTTGTGAGCGCTGTACTGCATCACCAGAATCATATGTGGATTTTATTCTAAAT TGTGACTTCAGGAACTTGAGTTCACCAGAGAATGCTTTTATATCTCGAGGAATTGAGGATTTTGATGATATCTTGCAACAAGCAATCTCGGAATATTCATTGGGTGATGATCCCAAAGCCTGCTGTACTATGATTGAAAGTTTGCTTTCTGAAAACTTGATGGGTGATTTGCAGCAAGTGGAACTTTCACGGAAAAGACATATACTACATCCTCTTCATCATATATGTCTTAGAGCTTATATGACGCTTGCCTCTGCTTACCGCTTTCGTGCCCTAGAATCCGATACTGATGGCTTTAAGGGAGAAAACAGTGCCGTTTCTTTCAAAATGACCAAAGCTGCAGTAGCTTATTCATTTCTTCTTGCAGGAGCTACGCACCATCTGTTCTTATCTGAACGTTCCTTTATGACCCCACTGGCGCATTTTCTGTTAAGCGCTGGACGGTCCATGTTAGGTTTTGTTGAATGTGTAAAGGGAGAGAGAAGGAAAAATGTATCCCAAGCTAAGTTTAGCTTTGCTTCATGTTCAGCAAGTTCAGGAACACGTGATTCCATGCAGTACCATCAATTCAGATCAACTTGTGAGGAATTTGGCAAGCGCATGTTATCGCTATCATTGCAGTGCTGGCCATTTCTTGTGCAAAGCTCACCCTGCCTGGAAAAGATAAAAAACCCTATAGACTTCAGTTGGCTTGGGACAGCAATATTTCAGTCTCTCCATCTTTCTGTGGTAGATTCTGCCAACCTTTCTTGTACAGATGGTCTAGAAATTTTCACTGAAGAGCAGAAGGGGTGTATTCTCAGCTTAGCtatttgctgcatcaccttttgcGAATATCTTGCAAATATATGCTATGGTCCACAACATTATTTGGCAAATCATGCTAAAGATCTGCTTGAAGGTATCAATCTTGCACAATGA
- the LOC123053299 gene encoding protein PHLOEM UNLOADING MODULATOR, with amino-acid sequence MARAKAPRRKPPQAVSRRLLGFCGLSFAAALYVGIDYLRYLSPTWHDRLQPVLWAALALAAAARAPFYRHWDVELRAVLPFLGSIVFMLSAFLIEMISVRFVSVLMGLQWHGSAAPLPDTGQWLLLALNEKLPGSVVDLLRAHVITLHHYLMLFMMLGFSVLFDCIKAPGLGIATRYMFTMAVGRLLRTATFVGTILPSARPWCAAGRYQIPGHPHPWAQKYYVPYASDSHAIRAVIDTDMAYADVQAYPDEYSPDWGRMSFLVDILRPTPGEGPAWYHLLKKASGGCNDLMYSGHMLVAVLTAMAWTEAYGGWISVAIWFLVLHSAQREIRERHHYTVDCVVAIYVGILLWRMTRFIWSARDASRARRLAKLEEVQSRLIHAAKDADVNEIRDLLKEVELAGHDKPGFSQRAILAFAAATIIFTLTCVVLALTLTSDG; translated from the exons ATGGCGAGGGCGAAGGCACCGAGGCGGAAGCCGCCGCAGGCGGTCTCCCGACGGCTCCTCGGATTTTGCGGGCTGAGCTTCGCGGCGGCGTTGTACGTGGGGATTGACTACCTGCGGTACCTCTCGCCGACATGGCACGACCGGCTGCAGCCGGTGCTCTGGGCGGCGctggcgctcgccgccgccgcgcgcgcaCCGTTCTACCGCCACTGGGATGTCGAGCTCCGGGCGGTGCTTCCCTTCCTCGGTTCCATCGTCTTCATGCTCAGCGCCTTCCTCATCGAGATGATCTCCGTCCGCTTCGTCTCCGTCCTGATGGGGCTCCAGTGGCACGG ATCTGCTGCTCCACTTCCTGACACTGGCCAATGGCTGCTTCTAGCTTTGAATGAGAAGCTTCCTGGAAGTGTTGTTGATCTATTGAGAGCTCATGTTATCACTCTTCACCATTATTTGATGTTATTTATGATGTTGGGGTTCTCAGTGCTGTTCGATTGCATCAAGGCACCTGGTCTTGGAATAGCCACAAGATATATGTTCACCATGGCAGTCGGAAGGTTGCTTCGGACGGCAACTTTTGTTGgtacaattcttccatctgcaagACCTTGGTGTGCTGCAGGTCGTTATCAAATACCTGGGCACCCTCATCCCTGGGCGCAAAAATATTATGTTCCATATGCTTCTGATTCACATGCTATTCGTGCGGTCATAGACACTGATATGGCTTATG CTGATGTTCAAGCTTACCCTGATGAGTACAGTCCTGACTGGGGTCGGATGAGTTTCTTAGTAGACATTTTGAGGCCAACCCCTGGAGAGGGGCCTGCATGGTACCATCTGTTGAAAAAAGCCAGTGGAGGTTGCAATGATCTTATGTATAGTGGGCACATGCTTGTCGCTGTTCTTACTGCCATGGCGTGGACG GAAGCTTATGGAGGCTGGATTTCTGTTGCAATATGGTTTCTCGTCCTGCACAGTGCACAAAGGGAGATACGTGAACGGCATCATTACACTGTGGACTGCGTCGTGGCAATCTACGTCGGAATCCTCTTGTGGAGGATGACACGGTTCATCTGGTCTGCTAGAGATGCCAGCCGAGCTAGAAGGCTTGCTAAGCTTGAAGAGGTTCAGAGCAGGCTAATTCATGCAGCGAAGGACGCAGACGTCAATGAGATCCGGGATCTGCTGAAGGAGGTTGAGCTAGCAGGCCATGACAAGCCTGGCTTTTCACAGAGAGCCATCCTGGCCTTTGCTGCAGCTACAATTATTTTCACGCTGACCTGTGTTGTCCTTGCCCTTACTTTAACCAGTGACGGGTGA